CGAGAGCGACTTCATGACGGGCCAGACGCTCCTGGTGGACGGCGGCGGCAGCGTCCACTGAGCGCGGGCTCGCGCCGACGAAGCCTTTGACCGGCACGAGTCGCCGGCCGACGGGATCGGCGGCCAGGAGAAGGCTCTCGAGGGCGACGGCGCCGAGCAGCGCGGGTCCATCAGCCGAGATCAGGCAGGGCGTCGTCACCTCGTGGCCGTCCAATCGCAGCCTCACTTCTGCGAGCGGCCAGGCCTCCTCGCGACCGCCGGCTGTCTGGATCGGACACGTGCGGGTCGCCCGCAGCTCGAGCCGCTCGGCGAGTGCGCGCGGGATGACGAGGAACGTGGCGCCCGTGTTCACGAGGACCTCGATGGTCTCGCTCCGGCCCGTGGGGCCGGTCAGGTGCGCGGTGACGTGGAACAGACCCATGACCCGCATCATGCACGTTGCGAGCTCCGCCGGCAATGTCAGCGTCTCGATACGGCTCAGGCGCTGATCTCGATCCACGCGCGGCGCCGGATGCGCCCCGCGAGCCGCGAGAACAGGTCGGTGAGCCGCATCTGCCAGCCGTACTTCGCGCGCAGCGCCGCGTGCGCCCGCTGGATCGCCGTGGGCTCGGTGACGAGACGCGCGGTCGCGTCCCGCCACGCGCCCTGTACCCGCCCGCGCGCATCCGAGGGCGCGACGCGCGCCCGCGACGAATGCCGCAGGCGCTTGACCTTGCCGGAGTCGCCCGCCGTGAACACGTAGAGCTTCCCGCCGGCCGCCGCGAACCAGACGGGCGTCGCCACCTCCGCGCCGCTGCGGCGGAAGGTCGAGAGCGTCATGTAGCGATGCCGGTCCAGCTCGCTGATTGTGTTCACGCTCGGCGCAGCTCGCGATCAGAATAGTCCGTCGCCAGCACAACCAGATCCCTGAATGCGCGGGCACCGAACAGGGTGCCGTACTCGCGTTTGATCGCACGGGCGCCACGACGGAGGAAAAAATACGCCCGGTTGAGCCCGTCCAGAGTCGGTCGCCTATGCGCCCTGACTAACGCGTTGCTCAGCTCGACAAGCAGCCGACGGGGTTGTTCTCCGTGAACGTAAGGATCGGTTCCGTTCAGATCGCTCAGGGAACGTTGGAAACGATATGGTCGCGCCTCGAAGACCGACCATTGATATCGTTTGTGGCGATGCGCCGCGATTGCCACGGCGAGACCCAATTCGAAGGGCATGTTGAATCGTGGCACGCCCCCGGCCAGCTGAACCCGGCTGAGATCATGAAACGAGTAACGGCAGGCGCCGATCAGTTCGAAGATCCGGTCGAGGCGCTGTCGAGGGCCTGGAAGCTCGAGCGTTGCCCGAGGACGCAGGCCGAAGCCGCAAAGACCGGCAATGAACGCCAGGA
Above is a window of Candidatus Methylomirabilota bacterium DNA encoding:
- a CDS encoding retroviral-like aspartic protease family protein; this translates as MGLFHVTAHLTGPTGRSETIEVLVNTGATFLVIPRALAERLELRATRTCPIQTAGGREEAWPLAEVRLRLDGHEVTTPCLISADGPALLGAVALESLLLAADPVGRRLVPVKGFVGASPRSVDAAAAVHQERLARHEVALV
- a CDS encoding PPOX class F420-dependent oxidoreductase, whose protein sequence is MNTISELDRHRYMTLSTFRRSGAEVATPVWFAAAGGKLYVFTAGDSGKVKRLRHSSRARVAPSDARGRVQGAWRDATARLVTEPTAIQRAHAALRAKYGWQMRLTDLFSRLAGRIRRRAWIEISA